A DNA window from Daucus carota subsp. sativus chromosome 3, DH1 v3.0, whole genome shotgun sequence contains the following coding sequences:
- the LOC108214439 gene encoding catalase: MDPYKHRPSSAFNSPYWTTNSGAPVYNNNASLTVGTRGPILLEDYHLVEKLANFDRERIPERVVHARGASAKGFFEVTHDISQLTCADFLRAPGVQTPVIVRFSTVIHERGSPETIRDPRGFAVKFYTREGNFDLVGNNFPVFFVRDGMKFPDMVHALKPNPKSHIQENWRILDFFSHHPESLNMFTFLLDDIGIPQDYRHMDGSGVNTYTLINKAGKAHYVKFHWKPTCGVKSLLEDEAIKIGGANHSHATQDLYDSIAAGNYPEWKLFIQIIDPDHEDKFDFDPLDVTKIWPEDILPLMPVGRLVLNKNIDNFFAENEQLAFCPAIIVPGVYYSDDKLLQTRIFSYADTQRHRLGPNYLQLPANAPKAAHHNNHHDGLMNFMHRDEEVNYFPSRFDPVRHAERHPIPPPMLTGKRDRCMIEKENNFKQPGERYRSFCSGRQERFVNRLVDALSDPRVTHEIRSIWISYWSQADKSLGQKLASRLNVRPSI, from the exons ATGGATCCTTACAAG CATCGCCCATCAAGCGCTTTCAACTCTCCGTACTGGACCACTAATTCCGGCGCTCCCGTTTATAACAATAACGCTTCTCTCACTGTCGGAACTCGAG GCCCCATCCTACTAGAGGATTATCATTTGGTGGAGAAACTTGCCAACTTTGATAGGGAGCGCATTCCTGAACGTGTTGTCCATGCAAGGGGTGCCAGTGCCAAAGGTTTCTTTGAGGTCACCCATGATATTTCTCAACTTACATGTGCTGATTTTCTTCGAGCTCCTGGTGTTCAGACACCTGTAATTGTTCGATTCTCCACTGTTATCCATGAGCGGGGAAGCCCTGAAACCATCAGAGATCCTCGAGGTTTTGCTGTGAAGTTCTACACTAGAGAG GGTAACTTTGATCTGGTGGGAAACAACTTTCCTGTCTTCTTTGTGCGTGACGGGATGAAATTCCCTGACATGGTCCATGCGCTAAAACCCAATCCCAAGTCGCATATTCAAGAGAACTGGAGAATCTTGGACTTCTTCTCCCACCACCCAGAAAGTTTGAACATGTTCACCTTCCTCTTGGATGACATTGGTATTCCACAAGATTACAGGCACATGGATGGCTCTGGTGTTAACACTTACACATTGATCAATAAGGCTGGGAAGgcacattatgtaaaatttcacTGGAAACCTACCTGTGGAGTGAAGTCCTTGTTAGAGGATGAAGCCATTAAGATCGGGGGAGCTAATCACAGCCACGCCACCCAAGATCTATATGATTCAATTGCAGCTGGAAATTATCCTGAGTGGAAACTTTTTATTCAGATCATAGACCCTGATCATGAGGACAAATTTGACTTCGACCCACTTGATGTTACAAAGATCTGGCCTGAGGACATTTTGCCGCTGATGCCAGTGGGTCGCTTGGTCTTGAATAAGAATATTGACAACTTTTTTGCAGAAAATGAACAGCTTGCTTTTTGCCCAGCTATTATTGTTCCTGGTGTTTACTATTCAGATGATAAGCTGCTCCAGACTAGAATTTTCTCTTATGCTGATACCCAAAGGCACCGTCTTGGGCCAAACTATCTACAGCTTCCAGCTAATGCTCCTAAGGCTGCACATCACAACAATCACCATGACGGTTTAATGAATTTTATGCACAGGGATGAGGAG GTCAATTACTTCCCTTCAAGGTTTGATCCTGTACGCCATGCAGAGAGACACCCCATTCCTCCTCCCATGTTGACGGGAAAGCGTGATAGG TGCATGATTGAGAAAGAAAACAACTTCAAGCAACCAGGAGAGAGATATCGTAGTTTCTGCTCGGGCAG GCAAGAAAGATTTGTTAATCGACTTGTTGATGCGCTATCTGATCCTCGTGTGACCCATGAGATCCGTAGCATTTGGATCTCCTATTGGAGTCAG GCTGACAAGTCTCTTGGCCAGAAGCTAGCTTCTCGACTCAATGTAAGGCCAAGCATATGA
- the LOC108213293 gene encoding uncharacterized protein LOC108213293: MSRMMRSDRKPPLARSPIRLRSRRNLQSATNIPMPPVAQTPIAKPQIPKRTWDAEELEVRPEYNTISCELRALAKMVQGGHKDAEMEDSVNVKRSPLFERGRFYEEYSARRNERLRRKKGGFEEKKAPSYDLGVRVSSAKKTDAKKQGSVRKSVPATPVTERGQMSRYSLRSSSCKENNKPPVVPVTYNKSVGMSEKKVTVRKTRKL, encoded by the exons atGTCGAGAATGATGCGATCTGATCGGAAGCCGCCACTAGCACGATCTCCGATACGCCTTCGCTCTCGTCGCAATCTCCAATCCGCTACAAACATCCCCATGCCACCGGTAGCCCAAACTCCCATTG CGAAACCCCAGATCCCGAAACGGACTTGGGATGCGGAAGAGCTGGAAGTTCGACCCGAGTACAACACGATTTCTTGTGAATTGAGGGCTTTAGCCAAGATGGTTCAAGGCGGACACAAAGATGCTGAAATGGAGGATTCTGTGAATGTTAAGAGGAGCCCACTTTTCGAAAGAGGGAGGTTTTATGAGGAGTATTCTGCGAGGAGGAACGAGAGGCTGAGGCGAAAGAAAGGGGGTTTTGAAGAAAAGAAGGCGCCATCCTATGATCTTGGTGTGAGGGTTAGCTCTGCCAAGAAGACTGATGCTAAGAAACAGGGAAGTGTCAGGAAATCGGTGCCTGCTACCCCGGTGACAGAGCGGGGCCAGATGTCGAGGTATTCGCTGAGAAGCAGTAGCTGTAAGGAGAACAATAAGCCTCCTGTGGTGCCTGTGACTTACAATAAGTCTGTGGGCATGAGTGAGAAGAAAGTTACAGTGAGAAAGACTAGGAAACTATAA
- the LOC108211417 gene encoding small nuclear ribonucleoprotein SmD3b gives MSRSLGIPVKLLHEAAGHIVTVELKSGELYRGSMIECEDNWNCQLENITFTAKDGKVSQLEHVFIRGSKVRFMVIPDMLKNAPMFKRLEARIKGKGSSIGVSRGRAAGMRARAPAGGRGGPPGRGVVPPLRR, from the exons ATGAGCCGAAGTTTAGGAATACCAGTGAAGCTTCTACACGAAGCGGCGGGTCACATTGTCACCGTGGAACTCAAAAGCGGCGAGCTCTACAGGGGCAGCATGATTGAATGCGAAGACAATTGGAATTGTCAGCTCGAAAACATCACTTTTACTGCAAAG GATGGCAAGGTGTCACAACTTGAGCATGTTTTCATCCGAGGTAGCAAAGTCAG GTTCATGGTGATACCAGATATGCTAAAGAATGCTCCGATGTTCAAGCGTCTTGAAGCTAGAATTAAG GGCAAGGGCTCTTCAATTGGAGTTAGTAGGGGCCGTGCTGCAGGAATGCGAGCTAGA GCACCTGCTGGTGGCCGTGGAGGTCCTCCTGGTAGGGGTGTTGTGCCCCCACTACGTAGGTAA